TTTCCCAGGGCCTGCAGAAGAGAAACAACCTTAAAACATTATGCTTCCTCCTCCAAACTTCACTGTTGGGACGGTATTCTTCGTGTGAAATGAAGAGTTCTTCTGTCTCCAAACACAACTGACACAGTTCCGACCAAACAACTCTATCTTAGTCTCATCTGACTATAATATTTTATCCCAAAAGCTCGAAGGTTTACTCAAGTGCTCTTCAGCAAAGTTCCGGCGTTTCTTTACGTGAACTTCCTTTGAGAGGGGTTTTTCTTGGTGACCGAGAGTGGAATCCTCCCTTTCGAAGAACTGTCCTAATTGTATTCTTGCAAACATTTGTCCCAGATGATTGCAAGTCCTTTTGCAGTTCAGAGCGAGTCAGTTGAGGATTATTCTGTACTTTTCGAGCTAAATTCCTAGCTGTATGGTCAGATATTTTTGTAGGACGCCCTGAACGAGGCAGACTAGTCATAAGATGGAAGGATTTCCACCTCCAAACAGTATCACTAACTGTCAAAATTGGGATATTTAACACAGATGACATTTTTCTATATCCCAAACCATCTCTGTGCAGCTGAATAATTGATTTTCTAGTTGATTCAGACAATTCTGCAGTTTTAGGCATTGTTGAAGAGCGTAAAATTTAGGCCACCTTTCAATGAAGATGTTAGGTAATGAATGACtgcagttaaaaaaattctatgatGTTTTTTTGCATTCTAGAATGTTCCAACGTTTTCTGATTATAGAATATTCCCTCAAACACAACAAATGACAAATTATTGGcaaatcaaattctttttttacgaTACTTTTTGAACCtcaacttttacaaaattgcaaTTATCAAGTCAACatttaatattgttgttttgataTGATATTAATATTTTCCATGTAAAACTACATTAGAATAGtgtttgtttatgttattttgttgaatggtctttaattaaataaagttttttctttgtgTCAGACTTTTTGCACCCACTGTATATATCACAATATAacaggtattttttaaaaaaatacctgttatattgtgatatatttttaaaaaacgtatcgctagatttcatattttttaacaggTAATTACTGCTATGTTCAATGTATAAttcgtataaaaaaaatatatatgcaaataccAGTATGTTTTTTTCATACTAATTATACATTGAACATAATGGTAACAACCCGTTGTGAAACACAAAATCTGGCGTTATGTTAGTGCTATGTAAGCGCTATGTTTGAAAACCTGAcataacatatacatatatacatatatatgtatatgttatgtgtatatacatatatatatatatatatatacatatatatatatatatatacatatatatatacatatatatatatacatatgtatatatatatatacatatgtatatatatattttttttttttttttttttttttttttgtaaattacctcctcaaggccatGAAGGCCACAACAGATTAGGAGGATCCTCAATAGTGGTtgtaaccctctctcaactctataactccgaaacacgcggagaaacaagttgagcgcggtactaccagggacatggtggggatcgaacttggaaccTCTCGCTTCTGAAGCGAGCGCTTTATTACTACACCACTACCtcatatacatgtgtatatatatatac
Above is a window of Hydra vulgaris chromosome 10, alternate assembly HydraT2T_AEP DNA encoding:
- the LOC136086384 gene encoding uncharacterized protein LOC136086384 translates to MPKTAELSESTRKSIIQLHRDGLGYRKMSSVLNIPILTVSDTVWRWKSFHLMTSLPRSGRPTKISDHTARNLARKVQNNPQLTRSELQKDLQSSGTNVCKNTIRTVLRKGGFHSRSPRKTPLKGSSRKETPELC